From the genome of Sphingobacterium kitahiroshimense, one region includes:
- a CDS encoding sulfatase family protein, which translates to MKLVNHYIISLLTLVGSVTQVEGQQQKPNVVLIYVDDLGYGDLGSYGATKLNTPNLDALASEGIRFTNGHATAATCTPSRYSLMTGNYPFRQTGTGILPGDAKLIIPQDKITLPKVFKDAGYQTAVIGKWHLGLGNQVDKDWNGSVKPGPLEVGYDYSFIFPATADRVPTVFLENHHVLGVNKEDPIMVSYNKKVGSEPTGKENPELLKMKNSLNHGHDNTIVNGIGRIGWMSGGKEAKWVDEELTLTFADKAIRFIQDHYQKPFFLTYNATEPHVPRMPATMFKGKSGLGYRGDAILQLDYTVGQLVKTLKDNNVYENTIIIFSSDNGPVLDDGYDDGAVSQLNGHNPFGPYSGGKYSAFEAGTRVPFIISWPKMIKKGTTSDALVCQVDLLSSFASFLNVKYPKGEAVDSENTWKSFMGKDLVGRPYLIKASGTLSVLKDNYKYIKAGKGAKRNSLVNIELGNDEVDQLYDLRTDKGEKINIAKNNPEKVNELKAILEKEMNK; encoded by the coding sequence ATGAAATTGGTAAACCACTATATTATTAGTCTGCTGACTTTAGTTGGCTCTGTTACTCAGGTAGAGGGACAGCAACAGAAACCTAATGTTGTTCTGATCTATGTTGATGATCTAGGATATGGCGACCTAGGAAGTTATGGCGCTACAAAATTAAATACCCCCAATCTGGATGCTTTGGCTTCGGAAGGAATCAGATTTACAAATGGTCATGCTACGGCAGCGACTTGTACGCCGTCTCGATATTCTCTAATGACGGGCAATTATCCATTCAGACAGACAGGTACAGGTATTTTACCAGGTGATGCTAAATTGATTATTCCTCAGGATAAAATAACGTTACCCAAAGTATTTAAAGATGCGGGGTATCAAACCGCTGTGATTGGGAAATGGCATTTAGGTCTTGGAAATCAAGTGGATAAGGACTGGAATGGGAGTGTCAAACCAGGTCCTTTGGAAGTTGGCTATGATTATTCCTTTATTTTTCCAGCTACTGCCGATCGTGTGCCAACTGTTTTCTTGGAAAATCATCATGTACTTGGTGTTAATAAGGAAGATCCGATAATGGTTTCTTATAATAAAAAAGTAGGTAGTGAGCCTACTGGTAAAGAAAATCCGGAGTTGCTGAAGATGAAAAATTCTCTTAATCATGGTCATGATAATACCATTGTGAATGGCATAGGTAGAATCGGATGGATGTCAGGTGGCAAAGAGGCTAAGTGGGTTGATGAAGAATTAACGTTAACATTTGCAGATAAAGCGATCCGTTTTATACAAGATCATTATCAAAAGCCTTTTTTCCTTACTTATAATGCCACCGAACCACATGTGCCTCGTATGCCTGCGACAATGTTTAAGGGTAAAAGTGGATTGGGTTATCGCGGAGATGCTATACTGCAACTGGATTATACTGTTGGACAACTGGTTAAAACATTAAAAGATAATAACGTATACGAGAATACGATTATTATTTTTTCTAGTGATAATGGACCTGTGCTGGATGATGGTTATGATGACGGTGCTGTTAGTCAGTTAAATGGACATAATCCATTTGGACCTTATAGTGGTGGGAAATATTCTGCATTTGAAGCGGGGACGCGTGTTCCTTTTATAATCAGCTGGCCAAAAATGATTAAAAAGGGTACTACATCGGATGCTTTAGTTTGTCAGGTTGATTTATTGAGCAGCTTTGCTTCTTTTCTGAATGTTAAATATCCTAAAGGGGAGGCTGTTGATAGTGAAAATACTTGGAAAAGCTTTATGGGTAAAGATCTGGTAGGAAGACCTTATCTAATAAAAGCATCAGGTACTTTGAGTGTATTAAAGGATAATTACAAATATATTAAGGCTGGTAAGGGCGCAAAAAGAAATAGCCTAGTCAATATTGAGCTTGGAAACGACGAGGTTGATCAATTGTATGATCTGCGCACAGATAAAGGAGAAAAAATCAACATTGCAAAAAATAATCCTGAAAAAGTCAATGAGCTGAAAGCGATTCTTGAAAAGGAAATGAATAAATAA
- a CDS encoding sulfatase, with product MKKTALLIVLCVAKVLAFAQQKPNIVIIISDDHSYQTIGAYGSTLGHTPNIDRIATAGIRFNKAYVTNSICGPSRATLLTGKYSHKNGFKDNETSNFDHSQDLFVKDLQKVGYKTAWIGKQHLGNEPQGFDYFSVLVGQGHYFNPTFVNANNQRETVNGYVSDIVTDKATHWLDSLDKSNPFCLVIGHKATHRTWMPDPQDFGKNDEKEFPLPANFYDDYEGRLPAGGQEMSIDKDMQMGYDLKMYNSVAAMKKEGNFSRMNDDQWRKYLAYYKPIKEQLDMKQLSGKALAEWKYRRYMIDYLNTAESMDRNIGRVLDYLKEHDLEKNTIVIYLSDQGFYMGEHGWFDKRFMYEESFRTPMIAKFPEMIAKGTVSDAQIMNVDIAPTLLQLAGVKKPQEMQGQSVVDVLTGKDKRGRQNLYYHYYENGEHAVSPHFGVSDGHYKLIRFYKRFNSWELYDLTQDPSEMKNIYTTAPAKIVKDLKKKLKREIMKVEDHDALTIFNKKL from the coding sequence ATGAAGAAGACCGCATTATTAATAGTTCTCTGTGTAGCAAAGGTGCTCGCTTTTGCTCAACAAAAGCCAAATATTGTTATTATCATTTCGGATGATCATTCGTACCAGACAATTGGTGCCTATGGTTCTACCTTGGGACATACGCCAAATATTGACAGAATCGCAACAGCAGGTATCCGTTTTAACAAGGCTTATGTAACGAATTCGATCTGTGGACCGAGTAGAGCTACTTTATTAACGGGAAAATATAGTCATAAAAACGGCTTTAAGGATAATGAAACATCAAACTTTGATCATAGTCAAGATTTGTTTGTTAAAGACTTACAAAAGGTAGGTTATAAAACGGCCTGGATTGGAAAACAGCACTTAGGTAATGAACCTCAGGGTTTTGATTATTTTAGCGTGTTGGTGGGGCAGGGACATTATTTTAATCCGACTTTTGTGAACGCAAATAATCAAAGAGAGACCGTTAATGGTTATGTGTCTGATATTGTTACGGATAAGGCAACTCACTGGTTGGATTCTTTAGATAAAAGTAATCCATTTTGTCTTGTTATAGGCCACAAGGCTACCCATCGTACCTGGATGCCTGATCCGCAAGATTTTGGCAAAAATGATGAAAAGGAATTTCCTCTTCCTGCAAATTTTTATGATGATTATGAGGGACGATTGCCTGCCGGGGGGCAAGAAATGTCAATTGACAAAGATATGCAGATGGGATATGATCTTAAAATGTACAACTCTGTAGCTGCAATGAAGAAGGAAGGCAATTTTTCCCGTATGAATGACGATCAGTGGCGTAAATACTTGGCCTATTATAAGCCTATCAAAGAGCAACTGGATATGAAGCAACTTTCTGGAAAAGCTTTGGCAGAATGGAAATATCGTCGTTATATGATTGATTATTTGAATACTGCTGAATCTATGGACCGTAATATTGGTCGCGTGCTGGATTATTTGAAGGAACATGACTTGGAGAAGAATACAATTGTTATTTATTTGTCGGATCAAGGTTTTTATATGGGCGAGCATGGATGGTTTGATAAACGATTTATGTATGAGGAGTCTTTCAGGACTCCAATGATTGCTAAATTTCCTGAAATGATTGCCAAAGGGACGGTATCCGACGCTCAGATTATGAATGTTGATATTGCTCCAACGTTGCTGCAGTTGGCAGGAGTGAAGAAACCCCAGGAGATGCAAGGTCAATCAGTTGTTGATGTGCTCACTGGAAAAGATAAACGGGGACGTCAAAATTTGTACTATCATTATTATGAAAATGGAGAACATGCTGTTTCACCTCATTTTGGTGTGAGCGATGGACATTACAAACTGATCCGTTTTTATAAACGTTTCAATTCTTGGGAGTTATATGATCTTACTCAAGATCCATCTGAAATGAAAAATATTTATACTACTGCTCCCGCAAAGATTGTGAAGGATCTGAAAAAGAAATTAAAACGTGAAATCATGAAAGTGGAGGATCATGATGCATTAACTATCTTTAATAAAAAATTATAA
- a CDS encoding WG repeat-containing protein yields the protein MKSKHFQTLILLLIFVNFSNAQEKMYKIQFALHMGGVAEAESVADLYSTRDFLRVENKFMDKTVQISDFNKHKAYTLDYDNENYYEEELLSGKLTVTDTEDPISTADLQVEFITGESKSIAGYNCNKAIITLPIETEEGNPIIEVWYTKALPKMYWGEYGYLEKIPGAALSISAYEMGIQAFKVTASEINPSLFEIPADFELIEKAEEQFTFEPTQLDENRVSYFDENTGYIGISDEDGNQVTPAKYSIIQEYIAGYAVAVDSNNSYGLLNLEGKEVIPCQYEHLARTEDGPLLFSKNDQYGFMDTNAHIIIPALYSYAREFDNEHAIVTTKTGSGVIDRTGKIIIPTKFELIHEFQNGTAVISEEELYYLVDHQEKKLSAAFEFITNGGENLWLCMQNEKYGFIDLKGKPVTPIKYQYAAPFDSGLSLVSENGEDFFYIDHKGKFVQKMETE from the coding sequence ATGAAAAGTAAACACTTTCAAACACTTATCCTGCTATTAATTTTTGTTAATTTCTCCAATGCACAGGAGAAAATGTATAAAATTCAATTTGCTCTCCATATGGGCGGAGTTGCAGAGGCAGAATCTGTAGCAGATCTTTATTCCACTCGCGACTTCCTACGAGTAGAAAATAAATTTATGGATAAAACAGTTCAGATATCTGACTTTAACAAACACAAAGCCTATACATTAGATTACGATAATGAAAACTATTATGAGGAGGAGCTGTTATCAGGAAAATTAACTGTCACTGATACTGAAGACCCCATCTCAACAGCTGATCTACAGGTTGAATTTATAACAGGAGAATCCAAATCAATTGCAGGCTACAACTGTAACAAAGCCATCATCACACTTCCAATTGAAACAGAAGAAGGAAATCCAATTATTGAAGTCTGGTATACGAAAGCTCTCCCTAAAATGTACTGGGGAGAATATGGTTATTTAGAGAAGATCCCCGGCGCGGCATTATCCATATCAGCCTATGAAATGGGAATTCAAGCTTTTAAAGTTACAGCATCAGAAATAAATCCTTCATTATTTGAAATCCCTGCTGATTTTGAACTTATCGAAAAAGCTGAAGAACAATTCACATTTGAACCTACTCAATTAGATGAAAACAGAGTATCCTATTTTGACGAAAACACCGGATACATTGGTATCTCCGATGAGGATGGCAATCAAGTTACACCTGCTAAATATAGCATTATTCAAGAATACATTGCAGGATATGCCGTAGCTGTAGATTCTAATAATAGCTATGGTCTATTAAATCTTGAAGGCAAAGAAGTTATACCATGTCAATATGAACACTTAGCAAGAACGGAAGATGGTCCATTATTATTTTCAAAAAATGACCAATACGGATTTATGGATACGAATGCTCATATCATTATTCCTGCATTATACAGCTATGCCCGTGAATTCGACAATGAACATGCCATCGTAACAACAAAAACTGGATCAGGTGTCATTGACAGGACTGGGAAGATAATCATTCCTACTAAATTTGAACTCATTCACGAATTTCAAAATGGAACAGCTGTCATATCAGAAGAAGAACTATATTACCTAGTTGACCATCAGGAGAAAAAACTTAGTGCAGCTTTCGAATTTATAACAAACGGTGGAGAGAATCTCTGGCTTTGTATGCAGAACGAAAAATATGGATTCATTGATTTAAAAGGCAAACCTGTCACGCCCATTAAATATCAGTACGCAGCTCCGTTCGATTCTGGGTTATCTTTAGTCTCAGAAAATGGAGAAGATTTTTTTTATATCGACCATAAAGGAAAATTCGTCCAAAAGATGGAAACAGAGTAA
- a CDS encoding YeeE/YedE family protein — MYEIIQKPWPWYISGPLIALIMFLLLKQGKDFGMSNNLRTMCSIAGAGKTSSFFRFDWKSQIWNLLVVLGTIIGGFIAHFYLSDGSTPDINSKSVLDLQSLGIIENLQGYMPDRLFLFDGSLFQFLLLSIGGLLIGFGTRYAGGCSSGHAISGLSNFQLPSLIAVIGFFIGGIIMVQFIFPLIF, encoded by the coding sequence ATGTATGAAATTATTCAAAAACCATGGCCTTGGTATATATCAGGTCCATTGATTGCCCTTATCATGTTTTTATTACTAAAACAGGGCAAAGATTTTGGGATGTCCAATAATTTAAGAACAATGTGTTCAATAGCAGGGGCAGGTAAAACAAGCTCTTTTTTCCGGTTTGACTGGAAATCACAGATTTGGAATCTATTAGTAGTACTAGGCACTATAATCGGGGGATTCATAGCGCATTTCTATCTAAGTGATGGGAGCACACCTGATATTAACAGCAAAAGTGTCCTTGACCTTCAATCGTTAGGTATTATAGAAAATCTACAAGGATATATGCCCGACCGTCTGTTTCTATTTGATGGCTCACTTTTTCAGTTTTTACTCTTAAGCATTGGTGGCTTATTAATCGGTTTTGGGACCCGTTATGCTGGAGGATGCTCGTCAGGACATGCCATCTCCGGATTGAGCAACTTTCAATTGCCCTCATTGATTGCCGTTATCGGTTTTTTTATTGGCGGGATCATCATGGTTCAATTTATATTCCCACTTATTTTCTAA
- a CDS encoding DUF6691 family protein — MKQLKFILIGILFGIIMYKSEAASWYRIYEMFQFRSFHMYGIIGTALTTAIIIVQIIKRKNIKDTSGQDIQFIDKNRSITRYLLGGTIFGLGWALTGACPGPMFTLLGAGYWTMGIVLVFALLGTWLYGLLRNKLPH; from the coding sequence ATGAAACAGTTAAAATTTATATTAATTGGAATACTCTTTGGTATCATCATGTATAAGTCAGAGGCCGCTTCCTGGTACCGCATATATGAAATGTTCCAATTCAGATCATTTCACATGTATGGAATAATTGGTACAGCTTTAACCACAGCAATTATAATTGTACAAATAATCAAACGTAAGAATATCAAAGATACGAGTGGCCAAGATATTCAATTCATAGATAAAAACAGGAGTATCACACGCTACCTTCTTGGAGGAACAATCTTTGGGTTAGGCTGGGCGCTCACCGGCGCATGTCCCGGACCAATGTTTACACTCCTAGGAGCAGGATATTGGACCATGGGAATTGTACTGGTATTTGCACTCCTGGGAACGTGGTTATATGGCCTTTTAAGAAATAAGTTACCTCATTAA
- a CDS encoding Crp/Fnr family transcriptional regulator, with amino-acid sequence MITVQQAFSGIFEKELIVEIEQVAIVKKFKAGEVIIDIGQYIKFMPLLLDGVIKIIREDKKEGELLLYFLEKGDTCAMSIACCVGAKKSEIRAIADTDTIVAMIPNQYLDGWMGHYKSWRNFILESYSNRLNEMLTTVDNIAFLQMDVRIMNYLKEKATIIQSQDIDITHQVIANDLNTSRVVVSRILKSLENQGRILLQRNNIQLL; translated from the coding sequence ATGATCACAGTTCAACAAGCATTTTCTGGAATTTTTGAGAAAGAATTGATCGTAGAAATCGAACAAGTTGCCATCGTCAAAAAATTTAAAGCAGGCGAAGTAATCATAGACATTGGTCAGTATATTAAATTTATGCCACTTCTATTAGATGGCGTCATCAAGATTATTCGCGAAGACAAAAAAGAAGGTGAACTGTTATTATACTTTTTAGAAAAAGGAGATACTTGCGCCATGTCTATAGCTTGTTGTGTTGGGGCAAAAAAAAGTGAAATCAGAGCAATTGCTGATACCGATACTATAGTTGCTATGATACCCAATCAATATCTAGATGGCTGGATGGGGCATTATAAATCCTGGAGAAATTTTATTTTGGAGAGCTACTCCAATCGACTCAATGAGATGCTAACAACCGTCGACAACATCGCTTTTTTGCAAATGGACGTTCGGATCATGAACTACTTAAAAGAAAAAGCAACAATCATTCAATCACAAGACATTGACATCACACACCAAGTAATTGCCAATGACCTCAATACATCTCGTGTAGTGGTATCGCGCATATTAAAATCATTAGAAAACCAAGGGAGGATTCTATTGCAAAGGAATAATATCCAGCTACTTTAA
- a CDS encoding sulfite exporter TauE/SafE family protein has translation MMELSLILGYTLAIAVGLTMGIMGSGGSILTLPIFVYLFHIEPIQALDYSLFTISIISLIGSIGHVYKKEIDFKTTTLFILPSLLAVYITKQYILPNIPNSIPINQSTISKDQIIMSFFSVLILVSAFVMLKRNNNNNNNNNNNSGRVRNTIAHLITIGFITGLLTGLVGAGGGFIIVPALVLLMKINIKQATAASLFIITINATFGLLSNFRHLDQINWAILIIFTGITLIGLMIGFQLKTKLKPENLKVVFGYFLGAIGIAIAGTEISQFINL, from the coding sequence ATGATGGAATTATCACTCATTCTCGGATACACATTAGCAATAGCTGTAGGCCTCACAATGGGTATTATGGGCAGTGGCGGCAGTATTTTAACACTACCTATATTTGTTTACTTATTTCATATAGAGCCCATCCAGGCACTTGATTATTCTTTATTTACCATTAGCATAATATCACTAATAGGCTCCATTGGACACGTGTACAAAAAAGAAATTGATTTTAAAACAACAACATTATTTATTCTTCCATCGCTGCTAGCGGTGTACATTACGAAGCAATATATACTTCCAAATATTCCCAATAGTATCCCTATCAATCAGAGTACTATCTCGAAAGATCAGATTATTATGAGTTTCTTTTCAGTACTGATTTTAGTCTCGGCATTTGTAATGCTTAAAAGAAATAATAATAATAATAATAATAATAATAATAATTCTGGAAGAGTACGCAATACTATAGCTCATTTAATAACCATCGGATTTATCACTGGATTATTAACTGGATTGGTGGGGGCCGGAGGAGGATTTATCATCGTACCCGCACTCGTATTATTAATGAAAATTAACATTAAACAAGCCACGGCGGCATCCCTATTCATTATTACCATTAACGCCACATTCGGTCTACTCAGCAATTTCAGACACTTAGATCAAATCAATTGGGCAATATTAATTATCTTTACAGGAATCACACTGATTGGATTGATGATTGGATTCCAATTGAAAACGAAATTAAAGCCAGAAAATTTAAAAGTAGTATTTGGATACTTTCTTGGAGCAATAGGCATTGCCATAGCAGGTACCGAAATCAGTCAGTTTATAAATTTATAA
- a CDS encoding MBL fold metallo-hydrolase translates to MFFQHIFESSLAHASYLIGCQAKGVAIVIDPKRDVDTYLSIAEKNNLKITHIAETHIHADYLSGSLELASLTGAQLYLSDEGGPEWQYDFDHIGLKHQDEIKLGNLIFKVLHTPGHTPESISFLLTDTPATSEPVMLFTGDFVFVGDVGRPDLLENAAGLIGTKEIGAHQMFESLKIFANLPEFVQVWPAHGAGSACGKALGAVPSTTVGYEKVRNWALQFGNNEVGFVEELLSGQPEPPKYFAMMKKLNKIKRPLLTSVPNYKELETNEFVSHYQNNVTVIDTRHKIEFAKGFIPNSINIQNNKAFSNWAGWILDYNNPFILIVSKDQLEDVTRKLMRIGIDQAIGFITPETITTLGLPLEKQKIIDFEEMNNALNNPNAQILDVRNENEFKTAHLPNATHLFVGTLTENLHKIDTNKELYLHCQSGDRATIATSLLYRAGIKKIKNYSGSMKDWKEKNGQLIK, encoded by the coding sequence ATGTTTTTCCAACACATTTTCGAATCATCATTAGCACATGCAAGTTACCTTATTGGCTGTCAAGCCAAAGGCGTAGCAATTGTGATAGATCCTAAAAGAGATGTAGACACATACCTATCAATTGCAGAAAAAAACAATTTAAAAATAACTCATATCGCAGAAACCCACATTCATGCCGACTATCTTTCGGGATCATTAGAATTAGCATCGCTAACAGGAGCTCAACTCTATCTATCTGATGAAGGAGGGCCAGAGTGGCAGTATGATTTTGATCATATCGGGTTAAAGCATCAAGATGAAATAAAATTAGGGAATCTTATTTTCAAAGTACTACATACACCAGGACATACGCCTGAAAGTATCAGTTTCCTATTAACCGATACTCCAGCAACGAGCGAACCCGTCATGTTATTTACAGGAGATTTTGTCTTCGTTGGCGATGTGGGTCGTCCAGATCTATTAGAAAATGCGGCAGGACTTATTGGCACAAAAGAAATTGGAGCACATCAAATGTTCGAATCCTTGAAAATATTTGCCAACCTTCCCGAATTCGTCCAAGTATGGCCTGCACATGGAGCAGGATCAGCGTGTGGAAAAGCTTTAGGCGCAGTCCCAAGTACAACTGTCGGATATGAAAAAGTAAGAAACTGGGCATTACAATTTGGAAATAATGAAGTGGGATTTGTAGAAGAACTGTTAAGTGGGCAGCCAGAACCACCAAAGTATTTTGCAATGATGAAAAAACTCAACAAAATCAAGCGTCCATTATTAACATCCGTACCCAATTACAAAGAATTAGAGACGAATGAATTTGTATCGCATTATCAAAATAATGTAACAGTTATTGATACACGCCATAAAATAGAGTTTGCAAAAGGATTTATCCCAAATAGCATTAACATTCAAAATAACAAAGCATTCAGCAATTGGGCTGGCTGGATATTAGATTATAATAACCCTTTTATACTCATTGTTTCAAAAGACCAATTAGAAGACGTTACACGAAAACTAATGCGCATAGGTATTGATCAGGCGATTGGTTTTATCACTCCCGAAACAATAACGACACTTGGCTTACCTCTTGAAAAGCAGAAAATTATTGATTTCGAAGAAATGAATAATGCTTTAAATAATCCTAATGCACAAATTCTAGATGTTCGCAATGAGAATGAATTTAAAACTGCACATCTTCCAAATGCAACACATTTATTCGTGGGAACTTTAACCGAAAATCTTCATAAAATTGACACCAACAAAGAACTTTATTTACACTGTCAGTCAGGAGATCGTGCTACTATAGCCACTTCACTCCTTTATAGAGCAGGGATAAAAAAGATTAAAAATTATAGTGGTTCCATGAAAGATTGGAAAGAAAAGAATGGCCAGCTTATTAAATAG
- a CDS encoding M1 family metallopeptidase yields MNLKYLYTLIVGLFVFQTATAQRKGYWQQTVYYKMNIDVNEKTYQYDGNMQLKYSNNSGQSLKKVYFHLYFNAFQPGSMMDNRLANIADPDKRMTTNLGTKDKPKYQSRIATLTAKQIGYQKIKSLTMNGNNTNFKVDGTILEVTLPNEIEDGETATFEMNWEAQVPEQIRRSGRNSKEGVALSMAQWYPKMAHFDEFGWHLDEYIGREFIAPFGDFDITININKNYILGASGVLQNPTEVKGYVGKPRIKAKDNKVQWHYVAKNIHDFVWAADPKFVVDSAKSNQGVHVYTVYVPESDSVKTNWKTALGLATEFFDFNSKTFGAYPWPNYTIIQGGDGGMEYGTATLVTGGRNLKSLVGVIFHEAAHSWYQHLFGINETVDEWFDEGFTSYVEELAMQNLFEKRGAIEANPSIEAYRAYYKLALSGKEEPASLLADYYNTNYAYSNEAYNKGQVLAVQLGYIIGKDNLDKTFLEFYKQWKFKHPTPNDFKRIAENISGINLKWYFNLFINTTRKIDYAIKTVTDKEIILQNKSDFAMPIDLSVTYEDGTKELFYIPLREMRGEKPSENFKIYEGIKRTTLEDWNWTQPSYEINLTKKPAKVIIDPSLRLADIESNDNIWEKK; encoded by the coding sequence ATGAATTTGAAATACCTCTACACATTAATCGTAGGATTGTTCGTCTTTCAGACAGCAACAGCACAACGAAAAGGCTATTGGCAACAGACCGTATATTATAAAATGAACATTGATGTGAATGAGAAGACATATCAATATGACGGAAATATGCAATTGAAATACAGTAATAATTCAGGACAATCACTCAAAAAAGTGTATTTCCACCTGTATTTCAACGCCTTTCAACCAGGATCAATGATGGACAACAGACTGGCAAACATTGCCGATCCAGACAAAAGAATGACCACCAATCTTGGAACAAAAGATAAACCCAAATACCAGAGCCGTATTGCTACATTAACAGCAAAACAAATTGGTTATCAAAAAATAAAATCATTAACGATGAATGGTAACAACACCAATTTCAAAGTTGATGGTACCATTTTAGAAGTGACCCTTCCTAATGAAATTGAAGACGGCGAAACCGCAACATTTGAGATGAACTGGGAAGCCCAAGTCCCTGAACAAATCAGAAGATCGGGACGCAATTCTAAAGAAGGAGTCGCCTTATCCATGGCGCAATGGTATCCTAAAATGGCACATTTTGATGAATTTGGATGGCACTTAGATGAGTATATTGGACGCGAATTTATCGCCCCATTTGGAGACTTTGATATCACCATCAATATCAACAAAAATTATATTCTAGGCGCATCCGGTGTTTTACAAAACCCTACAGAAGTAAAAGGCTATGTTGGAAAACCAAGGATTAAAGCAAAAGATAATAAAGTCCAATGGCACTATGTTGCTAAAAACATCCATGACTTTGTTTGGGCTGCAGATCCAAAATTTGTTGTTGACTCCGCGAAGAGCAACCAAGGAGTGCATGTTTATACAGTATATGTTCCAGAAAGCGATTCTGTCAAAACAAATTGGAAAACAGCACTTGGATTAGCAACAGAGTTTTTTGATTTCAATTCTAAGACATTTGGAGCTTACCCTTGGCCAAATTATACCATTATCCAAGGAGGAGATGGAGGAATGGAATATGGAACTGCAACGTTGGTTACAGGTGGCCGTAATTTAAAAAGCCTAGTTGGTGTCATCTTCCACGAAGCAGCCCACTCGTGGTACCAGCACTTATTTGGCATTAATGAAACCGTAGACGAATGGTTTGACGAAGGTTTCACTTCTTATGTAGAAGAACTTGCCATGCAAAATCTATTTGAAAAACGTGGAGCCATTGAAGCTAACCCATCAATAGAAGCTTATCGTGCATATTACAAACTAGCTTTATCAGGAAAAGAAGAACCTGCAAGCCTACTTGCCGATTATTACAACACCAACTATGCATACAGTAATGAAGCTTACAACAAAGGCCAGGTACTAGCAGTACAGTTGGGTTATATTATCGGTAAAGATAACTTGGACAAAACATTTTTAGAATTCTATAAACAATGGAAATTCAAACATCCAACACCGAATGATTTTAAAAGAATTGCAGAAAATATATCAGGAATCAATCTGAAATGGTACTTCAACCTCTTTATAAACACAACTCGTAAGATTGATTATGCAATCAAAACGGTTACCGATAAAGAAATTATCTTACAGAACAAATCCGACTTTGCAATGCCTATTGATCTATCAGTAACCTATGAAGATGGCACAAAAGAACTTTTCTATATCCCATTACGTGAAATGAGAGGCGAAAAGCCATCGGAAAACTTCAAGATATACGAAGGTATTAAAAGAACAACATTGGAAGACTGGAACTGGACACAGCCATCCTATGAGATCAATTTAACAAAAAAACCAGCAAAAGTAATCATTGATCCATCGCTACGCTTAGCAGATATTGAATCCAACGACAATATCTGGGAAAAGAAATAA